CATCCTCTCCATTCAGCCCGGCAATCCGGTCAAGGTACTGATCGACGCCATGCCCGGCACGGAGATCAGCGGCAGGGTGTCACAGGTGGTCCAGGCATCCGATGTGCGGACCCATTCGTTCATCGTTAAGATCGACATCCCGGCGCACAAGGGTCTCATCACCGGCATGTACGGCAAGGCCTTCTTCACCATCGGCAAACACGAGGCCATCCTGGTCCCAAAGAGTGCCATCGTAGAGATGTCCGGCATCTCGGGAGTGTACCTCGTCTCTCTTGACCAGGGCGCCGTCTTCCAGATGATACAGGTCGGCGATGAGCACGAAAACTTCGTGGAAGTGATCTCCGGCCTCAAACAAGGCGACCAGGTGATCAGCGACAAGCACCTCGGCAGGCTCGAGGGAAGAAAGATCATAGTGGCGCAAAAATAAATTGTGGATTGCGGACTGAGAGACTCAGAGCCTATTCACCACAAGTGTTATGGTGTTCATCTGCGTTAATCTGCGTAATCTGCGGACAAAAAGGTTTGAATAATGAAACTCAATATCAGCGGCAAAATAACCCAGTACTTCATCAACTCCCAGCTTACCGTGCTGCTTATGGCGGCAACGGCGATACTGGGGCTCTTTGCACTCATCTACACACCCCGTGAGGAGAACCCCCAGATCGTGGTCCCCGCGGCAAACGTGATGGTGATGATGCCGGGCGCCTCCGCCAAAGAAGTGGAAGAGCTCGTGTCCAAGCGGCTTGAGTCCATCCTCTGGGAGATCCCCGGCGTCGAGGACGTGTACTCCGTTTCGATGAACTCGATGTCCGTGGTGACCGTGAAGTTCCTCGTGGGACAGGACAAAGAACGGTCCATGGTGAAGCTCTATGACAAGATCATGTCCAATATGGACTTTGCTCCTCCGGGCGCGTCCCAGCCTCTGGTAAAACCCATTGACGTGGATGATGTGCCGATCGTTGCGATCACGCTCTCTCCCGCGGCCGGAAGCGCTTATGACGATGCTCAGCTCAGGCTCGTGGCCGACAACGTGCTCGACGAGCTCAGAAAGGTCCCCGGCGTCGGCACCACAACGGTCATCGGAGGACGCAGCCGCCAGGTGCGCGTGGTCCTCGACCCGCTCCGTATCGCGGGCTACGGCCTGTCACCGCTCCAGATCGCCGGGGCAATCACCCAGTCGAATACCAATCTTCTTTCGGGTGAGCTTGAGCAGGGCAGCAGGAAGATCACCCTCGAGACCGGCGGCTTCTTTACCCGGGCAAGTGATGTACGGAACGCCGTGGTCGGCGTTGCGAACAACAAGCCTGTCTCTCTCGGCGATGTTGCCGAAGTTACGGACGGCTTTGAAGAGACGGTGAAGCTTACGCGCATCGCGTTCAACAGTCATCATTCCACGCACGCGGGCATCAAGGACACCAGCGAGAGCGAGAGTGCGGCAAACGAGCATCCCGCCGTGACCCTGGCACTGGCCAAACGGCAGAAGCTGAATGCTGTTCAGATCTCGAACCAGATATTGGCAAAGCTCGATGAATTGAAAAAAACCAGCATCCCGCCGGGGATCAACGTGACCGTTACCCGGAACGACGGCAAGACGGCCAACGACGCGGTGAACGAGCTGGTCTTCCACCTTGTGGTCTCGATCGTCGTTGTGATCGTCCTGCTGTTCCTCACGCTCGGCTGGCGCGAGGCCGCCATCGTGGCGCTCGCCATTCCGCTCACGCTCTTTATCACTCTTGCCGTGGGAATGCTGGCGGGCCAGACCATCAACCGGATAACGCTCTTTGCGCTCATCCTTTCATTGGGACTGCTCGTTGACGATGCCATCGTGGTGGTGGAGAACATTCACCGCCACTACAAGCTGCAGCAGCATTCGCGATTGCAGGGCGCGATCATGGCCGTGAACGAGATCGGCATGCCCACGATCCTGGCGACCATAACCGTGGTGCTGGCGTTCATTCCCATGGCGTTCGTCACGGGAATGATGGGCTCCTACATGAAGCCGATCCCCTTTAATGTGCCGGTGGCAATGGTCACGTCTCTCTTTGTAGCTTTTATCGTGACGCCCTGGGCAAGCTACCGGATCATGAAGACCGACCATCAGGTCGTCCAACTGCCGCTGGAAGAGACAAAGCTCTATAAAGGCTATAAGAAGATCCTGGAGCCGCTGCTCGAAAACCCCGGCAAGCGTAAACTGTTCATGAGCATCATCATCGGTCTGTTCCTGATCTCCATGACCTTCCCGCTCATGCAGTGGGTGAAATTCCGCATGCTGCCGAAGGCGAACAAGAACACGTTCCTGGTCTCGATCGACATGCCCGCGGGCACGGCGCTCGAGAACACGGACCGCGCAGCCAGGGCAGTCGGCGATTATCTCCGCCGCATTCCCGAGATAAAGGACTACGAGACCTTTGTGGGCGCCGGCTCGGTGATGGACTTTAACGGACTGCTCAGGGGCGGCGCGTTCCGCGAGGCGAGCCACTTCGCCGACGTACGCGTGAACCTGATCGACAAAGAGGAGCGTTCGATATCGAGCGAGAAGCTGGTGCTCAAGATACGGCCCGACATCACCAGGATCGCCCGGGAAAATAACGCGAACATCAAGCTGGTGGAGGACCCCCCGGGTCCTCCGGTGCGGGCGACCGTCGTGGCCGAGATCTACGGCCCGGATTATGCCACACAGCGCGAGATCGCTGAAAACATCAAGATGCTCTTCGCCAGGACGGACCAGGTCGTGGATATCGACGACAGCGTTAAGGAGAAACAGGAGAAGTACCAGCTCATCGTTGACAAGGAAAAGGCGGCGCTCGCGGGCGTTTCGACCGAGACCATCGTTCAGACCCTGCGCATGTCCGTTTCGGGCATGGCGATCTCGACCCTGCACAAACCCGACGCAAAGAACCCGATTGCCATCTTCCTGCGGCTTCCCCGGGGAGAGCGGACCGGTATGTCGGACATGGACAAGGTGTATGTTACGAGTCTGCAGGGCAGCCAGGTGGCGCTCTCGTCGCTCGTGAAGGTGGTCCCGTCGGAAATGGACAAGGCCATCTATCACAAGAACCTTGAACC
Above is a genomic segment from Nitrospirota bacterium containing:
- a CDS encoding efflux RND transporter permease subunit, which encodes MKLNISGKITQYFINSQLTVLLMAATAILGLFALIYTPREENPQIVVPAANVMVMMPGASAKEVEELVSKRLESILWEIPGVEDVYSVSMNSMSVVTVKFLVGQDKERSMVKLYDKIMSNMDFAPPGASQPLVKPIDVDDVPIVAITLSPAAGSAYDDAQLRLVADNVLDELRKVPGVGTTTVIGGRSRQVRVVLDPLRIAGYGLSPLQIAGAITQSNTNLLSGELEQGSRKITLETGGFFTRASDVRNAVVGVANNKPVSLGDVAEVTDGFEETVKLTRIAFNSHHSTHAGIKDTSESESAANEHPAVTLALAKRQKLNAVQISNQILAKLDELKKTSIPPGINVTVTRNDGKTANDAVNELVFHLVVSIVVVIVLLFLTLGWREAAIVALAIPLTLFITLAVGMLAGQTINRITLFALILSLGLLVDDAIVVVENIHRHYKLQQHSRLQGAIMAVNEIGMPTILATITVVLAFIPMAFVTGMMGSYMKPIPFNVPVAMVTSLFVAFIVTPWASYRIMKTDHQVVQLPLEETKLYKGYKKILEPLLENPGKRKLFMSIIIGLFLISMTFPLMQWVKFRMLPKANKNTFLVSIDMPAGTALENTDRAARAVGDYLRRIPEIKDYETFVGAGSVMDFNGLLRGGAFREASHFADVRVNLIDKEERSISSEKLVLKIRPDITRIARENNANIKLVEDPPGPPVRATVVAEIYGPDYATQREIAENIKMLFARTDQVVDIDDSVKEKQEKYQLIVDKEKAALAGVSTETIVQTLRMSVSGMAISTLHKPDAKNPIAIFLRLPRGERTGMSDMDKVYVTSLQGSQVALSSLVKVVPSEMDKAIYHKNLEPVTYVYAEMGARSQVYAVIDMMKHLHKNPVPEGYRIKWDGEMKLTLDVFRDLGAAMGVALIAIYLLLVGRFRSFTIPVVIMAAIPLSMIGIMPGFALTGVYFSATSMIGVIALAGIVVRNSIVLLEFILDKKHEGLPLVQALIEAGAIRTRPIVLTAAAAILGSAVIVTDPVWSGLALALIFGMLASTALTLVVIPLFYYMVEKRNWENA